From Polaribacter butkevichii, a single genomic window includes:
- a CDS encoding sensor histidine kinase, whose amino-acid sequence MEIARIPQNEKERLDVLKSYNILDSLPEEEYDAITKIASSICNTSIALVSIIDKDRQWFKSTHGIEVTETPREIAFCAHTILEPDELFIVNDTTKDKRFFDNPLTINAPNVIFYAGAALNTSEGYPLGTLCVVDNKPRILTQNQKDALKLLSKQVVILLELRKKNKELAASNSNVIKLNDQLNNFAYRLTHDLKSPINGVSFLLDVLKEDHSALFKNTGAEEYIGLIGDRIVYIETLINEILNYAKVTSENIVFEHFNLNEFLDSIIANIDFEKKLFLETSGLDLDVFSSKIGLLQIFQNLISNTRKFLDEEKSIITVTCKEDKEYYYFTYEDNGPGIDEKYFTKVFEMFETLGSTNSNNTGIGLATVKSIVKRLGGEIVLKKRGNGKKGVCFYFNISKKEDKLSICKD is encoded by the coding sequence ATGGAAATAGCCAGAATCCCCCAAAATGAAAAAGAAAGGTTAGATGTTTTAAAAAGTTATAATATTTTAGACTCTTTACCAGAAGAAGAATATGATGCTATTACAAAAATAGCATCTAGTATTTGTAACACTTCAATTGCCCTTGTTTCTATTATTGATAAAGATAGACAGTGGTTTAAATCTACACATGGTATAGAGGTAACAGAAACACCTAGAGAAATTGCTTTTTGTGCACATACTATTTTAGAACCAGACGAACTGTTTATTGTAAATGATACAACAAAGGATAAACGTTTTTTTGATAATCCTTTAACGATAAATGCCCCTAATGTTATTTTTTATGCTGGTGCAGCGTTAAATACTTCAGAAGGATATCCTTTAGGTACTTTGTGTGTTGTTGATAATAAACCAAGAATACTTACCCAAAATCAAAAAGATGCTTTAAAATTATTATCGAAACAAGTTGTTATTCTTTTGGAGCTTAGAAAAAAAAATAAAGAATTAGCGGCATCTAATAGTAATGTTATAAAGTTAAACGATCAATTAAATAACTTTGCATATCGATTAACTCACGATTTAAAATCGCCAATAAATGGCGTTAGTTTTTTGTTAGATGTTTTAAAAGAAGATCATAGCGCTCTCTTTAAAAACACGGGGGCAGAAGAATACATTGGTTTAATTGGAGATAGAATTGTTTATATAGAAACTCTAATTAATGAAATTTTAAATTATGCTAAAGTAACAAGTGAAAATATTGTTTTTGAACATTTTAATTTAAATGAGTTTTTAGATAGTATTATTGCTAATATCGATTTTGAAAAAAAGTTGTTTTTAGAGACCTCTGGTTTAGATTTAGATGTTTTTAGTTCTAAAATAGGTCTTTTACAAATTTTTCAGAATTTGATTTCCAATACAAGGAAGTTTTTAGATGAAGAAAAATCGATAATAACAGTAACGTGTAAAGAAGATAAAGAATATTATTACTTTACTTACGAAGACAATGGGCCTGGGATTGATGAAAAATATTTTACAAAGGTGTTTGAAATGTTTGAAACCTTAGGCAGTACCAACAGTAACAATACAGGTATTGGTTTAGCAACCGTTAAATCTATTGTAAAAAGATTAGGCGGAGAAATAGTGTTAAAGAAAAGAGGTAACGGTAAAAAAGGAGTTTGTTTCTATTTTAATATTTCTAAAAAAGAAGATAAATTATCAATCTGTAAAGATTAA
- the tatC gene encoding twin-arginine translocase subunit TatC, with translation MAEKQKEMSFLGHLEELRWHLVRSASAIFIIAIVLFVFQKEVYENFLLAHRKPDFITYQLFCDFFTYFGLDSGFCHVAFKDHLISLKPTQQLMNSIWSSFILGIILSFPYLLWEIWRFVAPGLTKNEINKSRGFIFIASFLFFCGIAFSFYVIAPISIHFLYNYQITDLIQNNFTLDSHIGLVTNMLLGVSILFELPVLIYFLTKIGLVTPDFLKKYRKHALVVVLILAAIITPPDVASQVIVAIPILILYEVSIKVSKVVIKKQQRDARQS, from the coding sequence ATGGCAGAAAAACAAAAAGAAATGTCCTTTTTAGGTCATTTAGAAGAATTAAGGTGGCATTTGGTAAGAAGTGCATCAGCAATATTTATTATTGCTATTGTATTATTTGTGTTTCAAAAAGAAGTGTATGAAAACTTTTTACTAGCACATAGAAAACCAGACTTTATAACTTACCAATTATTTTGTGATTTTTTTACTTATTTTGGTTTGGATAGTGGGTTTTGTCATGTGGCTTTTAAAGATCACTTAATAAGTTTAAAACCAACACAACAGTTAATGAATTCTATTTGGTCTTCATTTATATTGGGTATTATTTTATCGTTTCCTTATCTTTTATGGGAGATTTGGCGATTTGTAGCACCAGGTTTAACAAAAAATGAAATAAATAAATCTAGAGGATTTATTTTTATAGCTTCTTTTCTATTTTTCTGTGGAATTGCTTTTAGTTTTTATGTAATTGCACCTATTTCGATACATTTTTTATATAATTATCAAATTACAGATTTAATTCAGAATAACTTTACATTAGATTCACATATAGGACTCGTAACCAATATGCTACTAGGAGTTTCTATATTATTTGAATTACCTGTTTTAATTTACTTTTTAACAAAAATAGGGTTAGTAACGCCAGATTTTTTAAAGAAATATAGAAAACATGCCTTAGTAGTTGTTTTAATTTTAGCAGCTATTATTACACCACCAGATGTTGCTAGCCAAGTAATTGTAGCAATTCCTATTCTTATTTTATATGAAGTAAGTATTAAAGTTTCAAAAGTAGTAATAAAAAAACAGCAAAGAGATGCACGACAAAGTTAA
- a CDS encoding KpsF/GutQ family sugar-phosphate isomerase: MKKTNTIINTARETILTESNAIANLAKLIDADFEEAVKFILNSNGRVIVTGIGKSANIATKIVATFNSTGTPAIFMHAADAIHGDLGNVQKDDVVICLSKSGNTPEIKVLVPFIKNYGNKIVAITSNVDSYLGEHADFTLNAYVEKEACPNNLAPTTSTTAQLVLGDALAVCLLELRGFTSKDFAKYHPGGALGKRLYLRVSDLVENNQIPKVNDTDSIAKVIVEISEKRLGVTAVLTKDKLVGIITDGDIRRMLSKTTQISQFTAKDIMGKSPKTIHEDAMAIDALNTMEKNSITQMLVVDNKNNYVGVVHLHDLIKEGIF, from the coding sequence TTGAAAAAGACAAACACAATTATAAATACTGCCAGAGAAACTATTTTAACAGAGAGTAATGCTATTGCTAATTTAGCAAAATTAATTGATGCTGACTTTGAAGAAGCCGTTAAATTTATTTTAAATTCTAATGGTAGAGTAATTGTTACCGGAATTGGAAAAAGTGCAAATATTGCAACTAAAATTGTTGCAACCTTTAATTCTACGGGTACTCCTGCTATTTTTATGCATGCTGCAGACGCTATTCATGGAGATTTAGGAAACGTACAAAAAGATGATGTTGTAATTTGTCTTTCTAAAAGTGGTAATACGCCAGAAATTAAAGTTTTAGTTCCGTTTATTAAAAATTATGGAAATAAAATAGTGGCAATTACAAGTAATGTTGATTCTTATTTAGGCGAACATGCAGATTTTACACTAAATGCTTATGTAGAAAAAGAAGCATGCCCTAATAATTTAGCTCCTACTACAAGCACCACTGCACAATTAGTTTTAGGTGATGCGTTGGCTGTTTGTTTATTAGAGCTAAGAGGTTTTACTAGTAAAGATTTTGCAAAATATCACCCTGGAGGTGCATTAGGAAAACGTTTATACTTAAGAGTTTCTGATTTGGTAGAAAACAACCAAATACCTAAAGTAAATGATACCGATAGTATTGCAAAAGTAATTGTAGAAATATCTGAAAAAAGACTTGGCGTTACAGCGGTTCTTACTAAAGATAAATTGGTAGGAATTATTACCGATGGTGATATTAGAAGAATGCTTTCTAAAACCACACAAATATCTCAATTTACAGCAAAAGATATTATGGGAAAAAGTCCTAAAACAATTCATGAAGATGCAATGGCAATAGATGCTTTAAATACCATGGAAAAAAATAGTATTACCCAAATGTTAGTTGTTGATAATAAAAATAATTATGTGGGCGTAGTACATTTACATGATTTAATTAAAGAAGGAATTTTCTAA
- a CDS encoding CDP-alcohol phosphatidyltransferase family protein, with the protein MNLKKHIPNLITLGNLFCGTVATIFAVEGDYVYAGLFVVLGILFDFFDGFAARLLKVSGELGKQLDSLADMVTSGVVPGIIVYKLLIESTDSVQDCNQQSYLPFIGLLLTLGACYRLAKFNIDTRQSDSFIGLPTPAMSLFIISLPLIQEYSTIEFAQELITSNYFLIAVTLILTYLMNAELPLFSLKFKDYSFKKNIIVYSFLFASFILIYTLHFISIPFIIILYIIISLINKIIVFNGNSQNPPK; encoded by the coding sequence ATGAATTTAAAAAAACACATTCCTAATTTAATAACACTTGGTAATCTTTTTTGTGGAACAGTGGCAACTATTTTTGCTGTTGAGGGTGATTATGTTTACGCTGGTTTATTTGTGGTTTTAGGAATCTTATTTGACTTTTTTGATGGCTTTGCAGCACGTTTATTAAAGGTTTCTGGTGAGTTAGGGAAACAATTAGATTCTTTGGCAGATATGGTTACAAGTGGAGTTGTACCCGGAATTATCGTTTATAAATTATTAATAGAAAGTACTGATAGTGTTCAAGATTGTAATCAACAAAGTTATTTACCTTTTATAGGGTTATTACTAACTTTAGGAGCTTGTTATAGATTAGCTAAATTTAATATTGATACAAGACAATCGGATTCTTTTATAGGTTTACCAACACCTGCAATGAGTTTATTTATCATTTCTTTACCTCTAATTCAAGAATACTCTACAATAGAGTTTGCTCAGGAGTTAATAACAAGTAATTACTTTTTAATTGCAGTTACTTTGATTTTAACCTATTTAATGAATGCAGAATTACCTTTATTTTCTTTAAAATTTAAAGATTATTCATTTAAAAAGAACATAATTGTGTATTCTTTCCTTTTTGCGTCTTTCATTTTAATTTACACTTTACATTTCATTTCTATTCCATTTATTATTATATTGTACATTATAATATCACTTATTAACAAAATAATTGTATTTAATGGAAATAGCCAGAATCCCCCAAAATGA
- the lptB gene encoding LPS export ABC transporter ATP-binding protein produces the protein MILRAENIEKIYGSRKVVTGISLEVQQGEIIGLLGPNGAGKTTSFYMIVGMIKPNSGKIFLNDEEITEDAMYKRAQKGIGYLAQEASVFRKLSVEDNIMSVLQFTDLSKKEQKIKLESLIEEFNIGHVRKNRGDLLSGGERRRTEIARCLASDPNFILLDEPFAGVDPIAVEDIQSIVAHLKDRNIGILITDHDVQATLAITDKTYLMYQGSILKSGTPEELAADEMVRKVYLGKDFELKKKKVF, from the coding sequence ATGATCTTAAGAGCAGAAAACATAGAAAAAATTTACGGAAGTAGAAAAGTAGTTACTGGCATTTCTTTAGAAGTTCAGCAAGGTGAAATCATCGGGCTTTTAGGACCTAACGGAGCAGGAAAAACAACTTCTTTCTATATGATTGTTGGTATGATTAAACCTAATTCTGGTAAAATTTTTTTAAATGATGAAGAAATAACCGAAGATGCCATGTACAAACGTGCACAAAAAGGGATTGGGTATTTAGCACAAGAAGCTTCTGTTTTTAGAAAACTATCTGTAGAAGACAATATAATGTCTGTTTTACAATTTACAGATTTATCTAAAAAAGAACAAAAAATTAAATTAGAGTCTTTAATTGAAGAGTTTAATATTGGTCATGTTCGTAAAAATAGAGGAGATTTATTATCAGGAGGAGAAAGACGAAGAACAGAAATTGCACGTTGTTTAGCTTCCGACCCTAATTTTATTTTATTAGACGAACCTTTTGCTGGTGTAGACCCTATTGCAGTAGAAGATATACAAAGTATTGTAGCGCATTTAAAAGACCGAAACATCGGTATTTTAATTACAGATCATGATGTACAAGCAACTTTAGCCATTACAGATAAAACTTACTTAATGTATCAAGGAAGTATCCTTAAAAGCGGAACACCAGAAGAACTAGCTGCTGATGAAATGGTACGTAAAGTATATTTAGGTAAAGATTTCGAATTGAAAAAGAAGAAAGTTTTTTAA
- a CDS encoding carboxymuconolactone decarboxylase family protein — protein MHDKVKEFNDYRQKMNDKILEADNKVIKRIYNLDTNTFKEGHLPVKTKELLGLVASAVLRCDDCVQYHLEAAMKNGVTKEEMMETMSIATLVGGTIVIPHLRRAVEYWEMLENK, from the coding sequence ATGCACGACAAAGTTAAAGAGTTTAATGACTATCGTCAGAAAATGAACGATAAAATTCTAGAAGCAGATAATAAAGTAATTAAAAGAATCTATAATTTAGATACCAACACCTTTAAAGAAGGGCACTTACCTGTTAAAACAAAAGAACTTTTAGGTTTGGTAGCTTCTGCTGTTTTACGTTGCGATGATTGTGTACAATATCATTTAGAAGCAGCAATGAAAAATGGTGTTACCAAAGAAGAAATGATGGAAACCATGTCTATTGCTACTTTAGTTGGTGGTACAATTGTAATTCCTCATTTAAGAAGAGCTGTAGAATATTGGGAAATGTTAGAAAATAAGTAA
- a CDS encoding AI-2E family transporter — protein sequence MKNTIAPRLIRQIFVLLLILFIFILIFRELIPYLSGVLGAVTFFVLLRKGMIFLVKKKWKPNLAAAFLILVSFIGILLPISGILLMLANKVSDVVGNSEEVVTEFKTQLTSLESKVGYSFAESIDAAKVSSWITDSLQGFVGSTFNIFLSVGLMYFLLYFMLINENIIRKSIYKYVPINEVNLKIIGLEAQSMVRSNTIGIPLVAVAQGIIALIGFLIFDINNPFFWFTIVTVGSMIPFIGTFVGILPVFLLTLASGDSFAAWGILIYGIVVVGSTDNIIRLLVLKKLDDVHPLITLIGVIVGVPLFGFIGLIFGPLLISLFLVIVKIYRKEFVENDMQ from the coding sequence ATGAAAAATACTATTGCACCAAGATTAATAAGACAAATATTTGTCTTATTACTTATTTTATTTATTTTTATTTTAATTTTTAGGGAATTAATTCCCTATTTATCTGGTGTTTTGGGAGCTGTAACATTTTTTGTTCTATTAAGAAAAGGCATGATTTTTCTGGTAAAGAAAAAATGGAAACCAAATTTAGCCGCAGCTTTTTTAATCTTAGTTTCTTTTATAGGGATACTTTTACCAATTTCTGGAATTTTACTAATGTTAGCAAATAAAGTTAGTGATGTAGTAGGTAATTCTGAAGAAGTTGTAACAGAATTTAAAACACAATTGACTTCTTTAGAAAGTAAAGTTGGGTATAGTTTTGCAGAAAGTATAGATGCAGCAAAAGTTTCTAGCTGGATTACAGATAGTTTACAAGGTTTTGTTGGTAGTACCTTTAATATATTTCTATCTGTTGGTTTAATGTATTTTTTGCTTTATTTTATGTTGATTAATGAAAACATAATAAGAAAATCTATATATAAATACGTACCAATAAACGAAGTTAATTTAAAAATTATTGGTTTAGAAGCGCAATCTATGGTGCGTTCTAATACCATAGGAATTCCGTTAGTAGCTGTTGCACAAGGTATAATTGCGTTAATAGGATTTCTAATTTTCGATATCAATAATCCTTTCTTTTGGTTTACCATTGTTACTGTAGGTTCTATGATTCCATTTATAGGAACCTTTGTTGGTATCTTACCTGTTTTTCTTTTAACGCTAGCCTCAGGAGATAGTTTTGCCGCTTGGGGAATTTTAATTTACGGGATTGTTGTAGTTGGGTCTACAGATAATATTATAAGGCTGTTGGTTTTAAAAAAGTTAGATGATGTTCATCCATTAATTACTTTAATTGGTGTTATTGTTGGTGTGCCTTTATTTGGGTTTATAGGATTGATTTTTGGACCGCTATTAATCAGTTTGTTTTTAGTAATTGTAAAAATTTATAGAAAAGAATTTGTTGAGAATGATATGCAATAA
- a CDS encoding ATP-dependent DNA helicase RecQ, producing MDLYSPLKKFFGFSKFKGLQEQVIKSIVENNNTFVIMPTGGGKSLCYQLPALMTEGTAIVVSPLIALMKNQVDAIRGISEHNGVAHVLNSSLNKTEVAQVKEDITNGITKLLYVAPESLIKEEYVAFLRTQKISFVAIDEAHCISEWGHDFRPEYRNLKHIIKAIDNVPVICLTATATEKVQEDILKTLGIQEANRFKASFNRPNLFYEVRPKTKEVEKDIIRFVKQRMGKSGIIYCLSRKKVEEVAQVLQVNGIKAVPYHAGLDAKTRVKHQDMFLMEDCDVVVATIAFGMGIDKPDVRFVIHHDIPKSLESYYQETGRAGRDDGEGYCLAFYAYKDIEKLEKFMASKPVAEQEIGHALLQEVVGYAETSMNRRKYLLHYFGEEFDDVNGEGADMDDNSRNPKKKHEAKEDVTLLLNVVKKTLQKYKAKEIVNTIVGKENALLTSHKTHLQPFFGSGKDKSSLYWMALIRQVLVINLIKKEIEQYGVIKLTKKGQEFLDKPTSFMMTEDHSYNEENDNAIITNAKSSGGVADDKLVKLLKDLRKRVATKQGVPPFAVFQDPSIDDMALKYPITLAELSTVHGVGEGKAKKFGKEFIKVIADYVEENDILRPDDLIVKSTGTNSGLKLFIIQNTDKKLPLEDIAKSKGLKMDELIKEMEMIIFSGTKLNINYSLDDLLDEDQQEEIHDYFMEAETDNIQEALDEFDGDYDEDELRLMRIKFINEVAN from the coding sequence ATGGATTTATACAGCCCTCTAAAAAAATTCTTTGGATTTAGTAAATTTAAAGGATTACAAGAGCAAGTAATTAAAAGTATTGTAGAGAATAATAATACTTTTGTAATAATGCCAACAGGTGGAGGTAAGTCTCTTTGCTATCAGCTACCAGCATTAATGACAGAGGGAACTGCAATTGTAGTTTCTCCTTTAATTGCTTTGATGAAAAATCAAGTAGATGCAATTAGAGGAATTTCTGAGCATAATGGTGTGGCTCATGTTTTAAATTCGTCTTTAAATAAAACCGAAGTAGCTCAAGTTAAAGAAGATATTACAAACGGTATAACAAAACTTTTGTATGTTGCCCCAGAGTCATTAATAAAAGAAGAATATGTAGCTTTTTTAAGAACGCAAAAAATTTCTTTTGTGGCTATTGATGAAGCGCATTGTATTTCTGAATGGGGACATGATTTTAGACCTGAGTACAGAAATTTAAAGCATATTATTAAAGCAATAGACAATGTACCTGTTATTTGTTTAACTGCTACAGCAACAGAAAAAGTACAAGAAGATATTTTAAAAACTTTAGGCATACAAGAAGCCAATAGGTTTAAAGCGTCTTTTAATAGACCTAATCTATTTTATGAAGTAAGACCCAAAACTAAAGAAGTAGAGAAAGATATTATTCGCTTTGTGAAACAAAGAATGGGTAAATCTGGAATTATTTACTGTTTAAGTCGTAAAAAAGTAGAAGAAGTAGCACAAGTTTTACAAGTAAACGGAATTAAAGCAGTACCATATCATGCTGGTTTAGACGCAAAAACAAGAGTAAAACATCAAGATATGTTTTTGATGGAAGATTGCGATGTTGTTGTGGCTACCATTGCTTTTGGGATGGGAATTGATAAACCAGATGTGCGTTTTGTAATTCATCATGATATTCCTAAAAGTTTAGAGAGTTACTACCAAGAAACAGGTAGAGCAGGGCGTGATGATGGAGAAGGCTATTGTTTGGCTTTCTATGCCTATAAAGATATAGAAAAGTTAGAGAAGTTTATGGCAAGTAAACCCGTTGCAGAACAAGAAATTGGGCATGCATTATTGCAAGAAGTTGTAGGGTATGCAGAAACTTCTATGAACAGAAGAAAATATTTGTTGCACTATTTTGGAGAAGAGTTTGATGACGTAAATGGAGAAGGAGCAGATATGGATGACAATTCTAGAAATCCTAAGAAAAAACACGAAGCAAAAGAAGACGTTACACTTTTATTAAATGTTGTAAAAAAGACCTTACAAAAGTATAAAGCAAAAGAAATTGTAAATACAATTGTAGGAAAAGAAAATGCGCTTTTAACCTCTCATAAAACACATCTACAACCCTTTTTTGGAAGCGGTAAAGACAAATCATCTTTGTATTGGATGGCATTAATTAGACAGGTTTTGGTGATTAACTTAATAAAGAAAGAGATAGAACAATATGGGGTTATTAAATTAACTAAAAAAGGACAAGAGTTTTTAGATAAACCAACTTCTTTTATGATGACAGAAGATCATTCTTATAATGAAGAGAATGATAATGCAATCATAACAAATGCAAAATCGTCGGGAGGAGTTGCTGATGATAAATTGGTAAAACTTTTAAAAGATTTGCGTAAAAGAGTAGCAACCAAACAAGGGGTGCCACCATTTGCTGTTTTTCAAGATCCGTCTATAGATGATATGGCATTAAAGTACCCAATAACTTTGGCAGAACTTTCTACAGTGCATGGAGTAGGAGAAGGGAAAGCAAAAAAGTTTGGAAAAGAATTTATTAAAGTGATTGCAGACTATGTAGAAGAAAATGATATTTTAAGACCAGACGACTTAATTGTAAAAAGTACGGGTACAAACTCTGGGTTAAAGTTGTTTATTATTCAAAATACCGATAAAAAATTACCTTTAGAAGATATCGCCAAATCTAAAGGCCTTAAAATGGATGAGTTGATAAAAGAGATGGAAATGATTATTTTTTCTGGAACAAAACTAAATATCAATTATTCTTTAGATGATTTATTAGATGAAGATCAGCAAGAAGAAATACATGATTATTTTATGGAGGCAGAAACAGATAATATACAAGAAGCTTTAGATGAGTTTGATGGCGATTATGATGAAGATGAATTGCGTTTAATGCGAATTAAATTTATAAATGAAGTAGCCAATTAA
- a CDS encoding YheT family hydrolase, with amino-acid sequence MPVFTSDFSPTLPFKNGHFNTMYRPLFMKDTCSFLRKRITTWDHDFIDLDFSLVGSKTIVILIHGLEGSSESKYIASTSKHLNKKGLDTVCFNLRGCSGDDNLLLGTYHSGKTEDVDFVVKHILENYKYENIIIIGFSLGGNLTLKYIGEQSENISPKIKGAIAISVPIDIASGEVEMERLKNKLYLEVFFKTMKNKILEKAHKFPEFNLDKDKLFKATKFKHLEKLYTVPVFGFESPEDYWAKASAKPHLLKIKRPTLLINSKDDTFLSTECYPYDEAHNSDFFFFEAPNYGGHCGFMTSFKPSENTWLEHRIERFIRENIQINIL; translated from the coding sequence ATGCCCGTATTTACATCAGACTTCTCACCTACTTTACCTTTTAAAAATGGTCATTTTAACACCATGTACAGACCTCTTTTTATGAAAGATACTTGTAGCTTTTTACGAAAAAGAATTACTACTTGGGATCATGATTTTATAGATTTAGATTTTTCTTTAGTCGGTTCTAAAACAATTGTCATCTTAATTCATGGTTTAGAAGGAAGTTCTGAGTCTAAATACATAGCATCAACTTCTAAACACCTAAATAAAAAAGGTTTAGATACTGTTTGTTTTAATTTAAGAGGTTGCTCTGGTGATGATAATTTACTTTTAGGCACCTATCATAGTGGAAAAACAGAAGATGTAGACTTTGTAGTAAAACATATTTTAGAAAATTACAAATATGAAAACATTATTATTATCGGCTTTAGCCTTGGAGGTAATTTAACTTTAAAATATATTGGTGAACAATCAGAAAATATATCCCCTAAAATAAAAGGTGCTATTGCCATTTCTGTTCCTATTGATATTGCTTCTGGAGAAGTAGAGATGGAAAGATTAAAAAATAAATTATATCTAGAAGTATTTTTTAAAACCATGAAAAATAAAATTTTAGAAAAGGCTCATAAATTTCCAGAATTTAATTTAGATAAAGACAAGTTGTTTAAAGCTACTAAATTTAAGCATTTAGAAAAGTTATATACAGTACCTGTTTTTGGTTTTGAGAGTCCGGAAGATTATTGGGCAAAAGCAAGTGCAAAACCACATTTATTAAAGATTAAAAGGCCTACTTTATTGATTAATTCTAAAGATGATACTTTTTTATCTACAGAATGTTATCCTTATGATGAGGCACATAATTCTGATTTTTTCTTTTTTGAAGCTCCAAATTACGGTGGTCATTGTGGTTTTATGACATCTTTTAAACCCTCAGAAAACACATGGTTAGAGCATAGAATAGAACGATTTATTAGAGAAAACATTCAGATTAACATCTTATAA
- a CDS encoding cupin domain-containing protein — MKKKFTIQKTPFVVPTTDGKVIEEHFGNATDGNAQLSIAHMVAPSGWSEPFQTPEFEEYTYIIKGKKQFIIDGETIVLSAGESIKIEKNTRVQYSNPFSESCEYMAICTPAFSIDLVHREDE; from the coding sequence ATGAAGAAAAAATTTACAATTCAAAAAACACCCTTTGTGGTACCTACAACAGACGGTAAAGTTATAGAAGAGCATTTTGGTAATGCTACAGACGGTAATGCTCAATTAAGTATTGCACACATGGTTGCGCCTTCTGGTTGGAGTGAGCCTTTTCAAACGCCAGAATTTGAAGAATACACCTATATTATAAAAGGAAAAAAACAATTTATAATTGATGGAGAAACGATTGTTTTATCTGCAGGTGAATCTATTAAAATAGAAAAAAACACCAGAGTTCAATATTCAAACCCTTTTTCAGAATCATGTGAGTATATGGCAATTTGCACGCCTGCTTTTTCTATAGATTTAGTACATAGGGAAGACGAGTAA
- the folD gene encoding bifunctional methylenetetrahydrofolate dehydrogenase/methenyltetrahydrofolate cyclohydrolase FolD, with amino-acid sequence MILLDGKKTSADIKEEIALDVRELKDNGLKTPHLAAIIVGHDGASVTYVNAKVKACERVGFESTLIRLPEETTEEELLNEIEILNIDNDIDGFIVQLPLPKHIDEQKILMAVNPDKDVDGFHPTNVGKMALNLPTFISATPFGILELLERYNVETSGKHVVVLGRSHIVGSPMSILLSQKRKVGNATVTMCHSRTKNLKEITLQADIIVAAIGIPEFLKADMVKDHITVIDVGITRLADSSKKSGFRLVGDVAFDEVAKKADFITPVPGGVGPMTIAMLLKNTLLACQRKS; translated from the coding sequence ATGATTTTACTAGACGGAAAAAAAACATCTGCAGACATTAAAGAAGAAATTGCCTTAGATGTAAGAGAATTAAAAGACAACGGATTAAAAACACCTCACTTGGCTGCAATTATTGTAGGCCATGATGGAGCAAGTGTTACCTACGTAAATGCAAAAGTAAAAGCCTGTGAGCGTGTTGGTTTCGAATCTACTTTAATTAGATTGCCTGAGGAAACCACAGAAGAAGAGTTGTTAAATGAAATTGAAATTTTAAATATCGACAATGATATTGATGGTTTTATTGTACAACTACCTTTGCCAAAACATATTGACGAACAAAAAATATTAATGGCTGTAAATCCTGATAAAGATGTAGACGGGTTTCATCCAACAAATGTTGGAAAAATGGCATTAAATTTACCTACTTTTATATCTGCAACTCCTTTTGGAATTCTAGAATTATTAGAAAGATACAATGTTGAAACTTCTGGAAAACATGTTGTTGTTTTAGGTAGAAGTCATATTGTAGGTAGCCCAATGAGTATTTTGTTATCTCAAAAAAGAAAGGTTGGTAATGCAACTGTTACCATGTGCCACAGTAGAACAAAAAACTTAAAAGAAATTACTTTACAAGCAGATATTATTGTTGCTGCTATTGGAATTCCTGAGTTTTTAAAAGCAGATATGGTTAAAGATCATATTACTGTAATAGATGTTGGTATTACGCGTTTAGCTGATTCTAGCAAAAAAAGTGGATTTAGATTAGTTGGTGATGTTGCTTTTGATGAAGTTGCTAAAAAAGCTGATTTTATAACGCCAGTTCCTGGTGGTGTGGGTCCAATGACCATTGCAATGTTATTAAAAAACACATTATTAGCTTGCCAAAGAAAAAGCTAG